From Methanosarcina lacustris Z-7289, one genomic window encodes:
- the cfbE gene encoding coenzyme F430 synthase, protein MGLFRKKLAVLDLTHGGIPIAIKLAALGNDVSGVDVYGTVDQARLGELEEKYGIRCSKAPLLLSEFDLLIAPVHLDPAYPMLSKARSEGKTVISHHEAIGKILQDDPELSDIRIVEITGVKAKTSTASLLADMLSRRFDVVLHTSRGLEAWKDGVPFLIHRGLSITPGSILTAIEKSLEAGIRPEFFIFEISIGGTGAADLGVLTTLSPDYGIANNTSLASTAKLQLIQNAKPGSILLLNAGAEKALEAAKGNLAKVLTFKDPFYAESQVKMSEVPDFVLETEAGTAKSSTPSEPATTPKASGSTLHFLRRGEELFSASLRPGYNSSAYRTAFVAASAAALELGVERKAVVSVLEEFRGLSGRMQEKELNGVALVDNSNSGMDILSAEKALEYALLKKKDEKKGSIILVLGEEASQVCEGLPPVSVQGFVEKFGTKCRHIILVGERMQTVAAKNVSYAGSLPEGLLKASELAGTEDIILSSVKCFR, encoded by the coding sequence ATGGGCCTGTTCCGGAAGAAGCTCGCCGTGCTCGACCTGACCCACGGCGGCATTCCAATCGCAATAAAACTCGCAGCTCTGGGAAATGATGTATCCGGAGTAGACGTTTACGGGACCGTGGACCAGGCGAGACTTGGGGAGCTTGAGGAGAAGTACGGCATCCGCTGTTCAAAAGCTCCTCTCCTTTTATCCGAATTCGATCTCCTTATAGCACCTGTGCATCTGGACCCGGCCTATCCCATGCTTTCAAAAGCCAGGTCGGAAGGAAAAACAGTTATCTCACACCACGAAGCCATAGGGAAAATCCTGCAGGACGACCCGGAGCTTTCGGATATAAGAATAGTTGAAATTACAGGCGTAAAAGCAAAGACAAGCACCGCGTCCCTGCTCGCCGACATGCTCTCCCGCAGGTTCGACGTTGTACTCCATACCTCGCGCGGGCTTGAAGCCTGGAAAGACGGTGTCCCTTTTCTTATTCACAGGGGTCTGAGCATTACTCCGGGAAGTATCCTGACAGCTATTGAAAAAAGCCTTGAGGCAGGAATCAGGCCAGAATTCTTCATCTTTGAAATCTCTATTGGAGGTACGGGTGCCGCAGACCTTGGGGTCCTTACAACCCTTTCCCCTGATTATGGGATTGCAAACAATACATCCCTTGCAAGCACCGCAAAGCTCCAGCTTATCCAGAACGCAAAACCCGGAAGCATCCTTCTTCTCAACGCCGGGGCAGAAAAAGCCCTTGAAGCTGCAAAAGGGAACCTGGCAAAGGTTCTCACCTTTAAGGACCCGTTTTATGCAGAGTCCCAGGTAAAGATGTCTGAAGTTCCTGATTTTGTTCTGGAAACTGAAGCCGGGACTGCAAAATCATCAACTCCCTCAGAACCGGCAACCACTCCCAAAGCTTCAGGTTCTACCCTGCATTTTCTTCGCAGAGGGGAAGAACTGTTTTCAGCTTCCCTTCGCCCCGGATATAACAGTTCGGCATACAGGACAGCCTTTGTTGCAGCCTCAGCGGCCGCTCTCGAACTTGGGGTTGAGCGAAAAGCTGTTGTTTCCGTGCTTGAGGAGTTCAGGGGGCTTTCCGGCAGGATGCAGGAAAAAGAGCTTAATGGGGTTGCCCTGGTTGACAATTCCAACTCCGGAATGGACATCCTTTCTGCAGAAAAAGCCCTTGAGTACGCTCTCCTGAAGAAAAAGGACGAAAAAAAGGGAAGTATAATCCTTGTCCTCGGAGAAGAAGCTTCTCAGGTCTGTGAGGGTTTACCTCCTGTCTCGGTGCAGGGGTTTGTAGAAAAGTTCGGTACAAAATGCAGGCATATTATACTCGTTGGAGAGAGAATGCAGACAGTAGCTGCTAAAAATGTCTCTTATGCAGGCAGCCTTCCGGAAGGGCTCTTAAAAGCTTCGGAACTTGCAGGCACGGAAGATATAATTCTCTCCTCAGTGAAATGTTTCCGCTGA
- the cas2 gene encoding CRISPR-associated endonuclease Cas2: MLVWVIYDITENRARQKVSDRCKNYGLYRVQKSVFLGDLNSNDRDSLGIECEELIDTDRDSVYIFPMDDQSFKKVQLIGQAFDKELVSDEIITKFF; encoded by the coding sequence TTGCTTGTCTGGGTAATATATGACATTACGGAAAACAGAGCCCGTCAGAAAGTTAGCGACCGCTGTAAAAACTATGGGCTTTACAGGGTTCAGAAAAGTGTATTTCTTGGAGATCTTAATTCGAATGATAGAGATTCTCTGGGAATTGAATGTGAAGAATTGATAGACACTGATAGGGATTCTGTATATATTTTTCCCATGGATGACCAATCTTTTAAAAAGGTTCAGCTGATCGGGCAAGCTTTTGATAAAGAGCTTGTAAGCGATGAAATTATTACTAAATTCTTCTGA
- the cas1 gene encoding CRISPR-associated endonuclease Cas1, with amino-acid sequence MQLVINTHGSFLKKQNNCFLVKVDDKVFEVSEKKVDSILITTSATITTDAIKFAVENNIDIVFLDHFGDPYGRVWHSKLGSTTYIRRRQLEISEEPEGFRLAKSWIEQKVDSQILFLKDLKKNRPDQKDELDDYIFGMEDMKAQLEALEGKLDEMRGKIMGIEGMAARNYFGALSFLLPDKWTFSGRSRSPAKDEFNCLLNYGYGVLYSRVEKACIIAGLDPYVGFNHTDDYNKKSFVFDLIEMYRIHIDRTVFNLFSKKQVFDAFFDEIPNGMTLNKEGKSVLIQAVNETFDKDITYRGRNIKIGNTIQFDCHRIANSLIGK; translated from the coding sequence ATGCAGCTTGTAATCAACACCCACGGCTCATTTCTAAAAAAGCAGAACAACTGTTTCCTTGTAAAAGTTGATGATAAGGTCTTCGAAGTCTCAGAAAAGAAAGTGGACAGCATCCTGATTACGACCTCTGCAACCATAACTACCGATGCGATCAAATTTGCAGTAGAAAACAATATCGATATCGTTTTTCTGGACCATTTTGGGGATCCTTATGGCAGGGTCTGGCACTCAAAACTCGGGAGCACAACATACATCAGAAGAAGGCAGCTTGAAATTTCGGAAGAGCCGGAAGGGTTCAGGCTTGCAAAAAGCTGGATTGAGCAGAAGGTCGATAGCCAGATCCTGTTTTTGAAAGACCTGAAAAAGAATCGACCTGACCAGAAAGATGAACTTGATGATTACATTTTCGGAATGGAAGATATGAAAGCCCAGCTTGAAGCTCTTGAGGGAAAACTTGATGAAATGCGGGGAAAGATCATGGGCATTGAGGGAATGGCAGCGCGTAATTACTTCGGAGCTTTGAGTTTTCTTCTCCCAGATAAGTGGACGTTTTCAGGCAGAAGCCGGAGCCCTGCAAAGGATGAATTCAACTGCCTTTTGAATTATGGATATGGGGTTTTGTATTCCAGGGTTGAAAAGGCGTGCATTATAGCCGGGCTTGATCCTTATGTGGGCTTTAACCACACAGATGACTATAATAAAAAGTCCTTTGTGTTTGACCTGATTGAGATGTACCGCATCCACATTGACAGGACTGTTTTCAACCTTTTCTCAAAAAAACAGGTTTTTGATGCCTTTTTTGATGAGATCCCAAACGGTATGACTCTCAATAAGGAAGGAAAATCCGTCCTTATCCAGGCTGTCAATGAAACTTTTGATAAAGATATAACTTACCGAGGCAGGAACATAAAAATTGGAAATACAATCCAGTTTGACTGTCACAGGATTGCAAACAGCTTGATCGGGAAATAA
- the cfbA gene encoding sirohydrochlorin nickelochelatase — MTEKIGILAIGHGSKLPFNKEVVSQIADYIAQNHSDVVVRAGFMENSEPTLEKAIAGFSGTGVTKISAVPVFLASGVHITKDIPRILNLDENGCGTLEIDGKAVPLCYAKPLGADSLVAELVFKRVQESL, encoded by the coding sequence ATGACAGAAAAAATAGGAATCCTGGCCATCGGCCACGGGAGCAAACTGCCTTTCAATAAAGAAGTAGTCAGCCAGATCGCAGATTACATTGCACAGAATCACTCTGATGTTGTTGTTAGAGCAGGCTTTATGGAAAACAGTGAGCCAACTCTGGAAAAAGCAATTGCAGGCTTTTCAGGTACAGGAGTAACAAAGATTTCAGCAGTACCTGTTTTCCTGGCTTCAGGCGTCCACATCACAAAGGATATCCCTAGAATCCTGAATCTGGACGAAAACGGCTGTGGAACCCTGGAAATCGATGGAAAAGCAGTTCCCCTCTGCTACGCAAAACCCCTCGGAGCCGACTCCCTGGTAGCTGAACTCGTCTTTAAAAGGGTCCAGGAATCCCTGTAG
- a CDS encoding transglutaminase-like domain-containing protein has translation MVHAKALKFILLIFLVSLAAGCIDTGNLKESLVADGVNKLLPEGIVPQEEFKTKEINLSGSGDSAESIASPIPEVPTYSEEKSGAVYPKEYRVLSQNFRRAIGTGEERVGEEVFNITGKTSGYNIEDACDVFNYVNRNWQYRYDKNAEFFFGASQTIDSGYRGDCDDYSIVMSALLKNMGFNTRVVTAYNESYGHAYPELYIGDDRDTAHEIRDYIAERYPYAENVWYSERALKDEQGTQYWLNFDWSGSNGYRHPGGVYFQGACIMYYPNGLIEF, from the coding sequence GTGGTTCATGCAAAGGCTTTGAAATTTATACTCCTCATTTTTCTTGTCTCCCTGGCAGCTGGCTGTATAGATACTGGCAACCTTAAGGAGAGTCTTGTTGCTGATGGAGTAAATAAACTGCTGCCTGAGGGTATTGTCCCACAGGAAGAATTCAAAACCAAAGAGATCAATCTTTCCGGAAGCGGGGATAGCGCAGAAAGTATCGCCTCCCCGATCCCTGAGGTGCCCACATACTCCGAAGAGAAGTCAGGTGCAGTTTATCCGAAGGAATACAGGGTGCTGTCCCAGAACTTTCGGAGGGCTATAGGAACAGGAGAGGAAAGAGTCGGAGAAGAGGTCTTCAATATCACAGGAAAGACTTCAGGATACAATATAGAAGATGCGTGTGACGTTTTTAATTACGTAAACCGGAACTGGCAGTACAGATATGACAAAAATGCCGAGTTTTTCTTTGGGGCTTCACAGACTATCGACAGTGGATATAGAGGGGACTGCGATGATTACTCGATTGTTATGTCTGCCCTTTTGAAAAATATGGGGTTCAATACAAGGGTAGTTACGGCGTACAATGAGTCTTACGGGCATGCTTATCCCGAACTTTACATAGGGGATGACAGGGACACGGCGCACGAGATACGGGATTATATAGCAGAAAGATACCCTTATGCCGAAAATGTCTGGTACTCGGAAAGGGCGCTTAAAGATGAGCAGGGAACTCAGTACTGGCTCAACTTTGACTGGAGCGGATCAAACGGGTACAGACATCCCGGAGGAGTATATTTCCAGGGGGCGTGTATTATGTACTACCCGAACGGCCTGATAGAATTCTAA
- a CDS encoding amino acid permease, producing the protein MAPVEKTERLGRNLGFFSTFAIGTGTMIGAGIFILPGLAVANAGPGAIIAFLLGGLISIATAISMSELATGMPVAGGSYYYISRTMGAAFGAVIGLGSWLALIFKGTFALIGLAQYTQIFYPLPLYLVAAVTGVLLLVINYRGAKSSGSLQNITVIVLLVILVLFIGKVSFLVKPENFIPVAPHGIMSIFTTTGIIFISYLGLAEAAAVSEEVKNPSKNLPRAFIASAVVVTIFYVGIIAVVVGFSGPAGAVTTVTPLADIAGLIAGNTGKYFIAFAALLATLSTANGAILSSSRFPFAMSRDALMPEWFVTIHKKYETPHNAILITGSVMVALLFFFNIEQLARLGGAFNILIFILLNVAVIILRKRTLPGYEPTFRDPLYPFTQIFGVVGSMLLLPLLGGLPLLFTVLMIFAGAGWYMFYGKGKAMPAYNLFDLLENNVERVSVEPTSVGRVLVPVSNPGHERDLLKLADFLGNEIICLHVIEVPEQTTLMVAQEAYHEKQIEMDCRFQEDFEHYPAKFGNKREFIFAFDHDISNSIIEQAEIEHADIIIMGWHESKRFKYSFGDVTNDVLLSSKSQIALLKGHLPDSLKKILVAYNGKQNSVHGLYLAKKLAANTGASIRIISIISPDEDPENKAKLSTELEGLVAKITSGPASFKMLERYSIEDAILEVSNGYDLTIIGDSSERFKISLLGTLSQRIARHSKKPIMIVKKSKPISKESMNYLLKKSARKIYARLRKEKYQD; encoded by the coding sequence ATGGCACCAGTTGAAAAAACAGAAAGGCTAGGACGCAACCTGGGTTTTTTCTCAACTTTTGCAATAGGCACCGGAACAATGATCGGAGCAGGAATATTCATTCTTCCGGGATTAGCCGTAGCAAATGCAGGTCCAGGAGCAATAATTGCATTTTTGCTGGGTGGGCTCATTTCAATAGCCACAGCAATCAGCATGTCAGAGCTGGCAACAGGCATGCCTGTGGCAGGCGGCAGCTATTACTATATAAGCAGGACAATGGGAGCGGCATTTGGTGCAGTAATCGGGCTCGGTTCCTGGCTGGCACTGATATTCAAAGGTACATTTGCCCTCATAGGGCTTGCACAGTATACTCAGATCTTTTACCCTCTGCCGCTCTATCTAGTCGCAGCTGTTACAGGAGTGCTTCTGTTAGTAATCAATTACCGTGGTGCAAAAAGCAGTGGTTCCCTGCAGAACATTACTGTTATTGTTTTACTGGTAATACTGGTTCTATTTATAGGAAAAGTATCTTTCCTGGTTAAGCCGGAGAATTTCATCCCGGTAGCTCCGCACGGGATAATGTCGATATTCACTACAACAGGGATCATTTTCATATCCTACCTGGGACTCGCAGAAGCCGCTGCAGTCTCCGAGGAAGTAAAAAATCCGTCAAAGAACTTGCCGAGGGCATTTATCGCTTCAGCGGTTGTAGTAACCATCTTCTATGTCGGTATAATAGCAGTAGTTGTAGGATTTTCAGGTCCTGCAGGAGCAGTAACAACAGTCACTCCGCTGGCAGATATCGCAGGCCTGATTGCAGGAAACACCGGAAAATATTTCATCGCCTTTGCTGCCCTGCTTGCAACGCTTTCCACGGCCAACGGCGCCATACTGTCATCTTCCAGGTTTCCTTTTGCAATGAGCAGAGATGCACTGATGCCAGAATGGTTTGTTACGATCCATAAAAAATATGAGACTCCTCACAATGCTATACTGATCACCGGATCTGTAATGGTTGCGCTCCTGTTTTTTTTCAACATAGAGCAGCTGGCAAGACTTGGCGGCGCTTTTAACATTTTGATATTTATCCTGCTCAATGTGGCAGTAATCATCCTCAGAAAACGGACTTTACCCGGATATGAACCCACATTTCGCGACCCCCTTTATCCTTTCACGCAAATATTCGGGGTGGTCGGAAGCATGTTATTGCTGCCTCTTCTTGGGGGTTTACCTTTACTGTTTACCGTATTAATGATATTTGCCGGAGCCGGCTGGTACATGTTCTATGGAAAAGGCAAAGCTATGCCAGCATATAACCTGTTTGACCTGCTGGAAAACAATGTAGAAAGAGTTAGTGTTGAACCGACTTCTGTTGGCAGGGTACTTGTGCCAGTTTCCAATCCTGGGCATGAGCGAGACCTTCTGAAGCTGGCAGATTTCCTGGGAAATGAGATAATTTGCCTGCACGTAATTGAAGTCCCGGAGCAGACAACCTTAATGGTAGCCCAGGAGGCTTACCACGAGAAACAGATAGAGATGGACTGTCGGTTCCAGGAAGATTTTGAGCATTATCCTGCAAAATTCGGGAATAAAAGGGAATTTATATTTGCTTTTGACCACGACATCTCAAATTCAATTATTGAACAGGCTGAAATAGAGCACGCAGACATAATTATTATGGGATGGCATGAATCAAAGAGATTCAAGTACTCATTCGGAGATGTAACAAATGATGTTCTCCTGTCCTCAAAAAGCCAGATCGCTCTCTTAAAAGGACATCTGCCTGACAGCCTTAAGAAAATCCTTGTAGCCTATAATGGAAAACAAAATTCCGTACACGGTCTTTATCTGGCAAAAAAACTCGCTGCAAATACCGGGGCATCAATTAGAATAATCAGCATTATCAGCCCCGATGAAGATCCGGAAAATAAGGCAAAACTCTCCACCGAACTTGAAGGGCTGGTCGCAAAGATAACTTCGGGACCTGCCAGCTTCAAAATGCTTGAAAGATACTCTATAGAGGATGCCATACTGGAAGTTTCAAACGGCTACGACCTGACAATTATTGGGGATTCAAGCGAGAGATTTAAGATTTCCTTGCTCGGGACCCTCTCGCAGAGGATTGCCAGACATTCCAAAAAGCCGATAATGATAGTTAAAAAATCAAAGCCGATATCAAAAGAAAGTATGAATTACCTGCTGAAGAAATCTGCCCGGAAGATATATGCAAGGCTCAGGAAGGAAAAATACCAGGACTAA
- the cas4 gene encoding CRISPR-associated protein Cas4 has translation MKSSEFSVNEEKAETGVEKDTDVEIDPEDEEGTAVKPDSDNDSGTMIRISDVLEYLFCSRFIYYMYCLDIPQYEEKRFKVIKGREVHETRKLTNRDYVRKKLNCERKESEVFIASKQHHIKGIVDEVLFLEDGTAAPLEYKFAEYKDKIFKTYKFQLVLQALLIRENYNIEVNRAYLCFTRSNSMVKEMEISASDLKKAEKIIEEIIDIIQKGLYPKTTRSSRKCVDCCYRNICV, from the coding sequence ATGAAAAGTTCTGAGTTTTCGGTGAATGAGGAAAAGGCTGAAACAGGTGTTGAAAAAGATACCGACGTTGAAATAGATCCCGAAGATGAGGAAGGTACAGCCGTTAAACCTGATTCGGATAATGATTCCGGAACAATGATACGGATTTCAGATGTTCTTGAATACCTGTTCTGCTCCCGCTTCATTTACTATATGTATTGCCTTGATATCCCTCAGTATGAAGAAAAAAGGTTCAAGGTTATCAAAGGTCGCGAAGTCCATGAAACAAGGAAACTCACAAACAGGGATTATGTAAGGAAAAAACTGAACTGCGAAAGGAAGGAGAGTGAAGTATTCATTGCTTCAAAACAGCATCATATAAAAGGAATAGTTGACGAGGTGCTGTTTCTTGAAGACGGAACTGCTGCTCCTCTTGAATACAAATTTGCCGAGTATAAAGACAAGATTTTTAAAACCTATAAATTCCAGCTGGTCTTGCAGGCACTTTTGATCCGTGAAAATTACAATATTGAAGTAAACCGTGCATACCTCTGTTTTACCCGAAGCAACAGCATGGTCAAAGAAATGGAGATCAGCGCATCGGATTTAAAAAAAGCTGAAAAAATAATCGAGGAAATTATCGATATAATTCAAAAAGGTTTATATCCTAAGACAACCAGATCTTCTAGAAAATGCGTAGATTGCTGTTACCGGAATATCTGCGTATGA
- the cfbD gene encoding Ni-sirohydrochlorin a,c-diamide reductive cyclase catalytic subunit: MTAKEISIIHPRPSSIVAALYTLRDLNVDVAILHGPPGCSFKHARLLEEDGIHVVTTGLDENGFVFGGHDRLVQVINKSIELFNPKIIGIVGTCASMIIGEEMHDAVLEANPDIPVIEVEVHAGYHNNTKGVVFALESALDAGIIDRKEFERQEYLLSKATEVEKKFGAASREYLAPSRGDLKYKVARRLIELLREGKKGLVIMNAKKETGYMFADITLAVNEVAAAFGKKENLVNMANIDQGLGLPRVRQHARYIARDFKAHGIEIHEIVGGMDEYPITGEKVSELIKTKYSDYDFAVITGVPHAIPMETLQHMELISITNGPRQVLPLKEMGHEHVIVEIDLHPKTLGVSEIVESEFGATLREVAKEVAKEVAKEA, encoded by the coding sequence ATGACTGCAAAAGAGATTTCAATCATTCATCCCCGCCCCAGTTCAATCGTTGCGGCTCTTTATACACTCAGGGACTTAAACGTCGATGTTGCAATCCTGCACGGACCCCCTGGCTGCTCATTCAAGCATGCAAGACTGCTTGAAGAAGACGGTATTCATGTAGTTACTACAGGGCTTGATGAAAACGGCTTTGTTTTCGGCGGGCATGACCGGCTTGTACAGGTTATCAACAAGTCCATCGAACTCTTCAACCCGAAAATTATAGGGATTGTCGGCACCTGTGCCAGCATGATCATAGGGGAGGAAATGCACGACGCCGTACTTGAAGCAAACCCGGATATCCCTGTTATTGAAGTTGAAGTACACGCAGGCTATCACAATAACACAAAAGGCGTGGTCTTTGCCCTTGAATCTGCCCTCGATGCAGGGATAATTGACCGTAAAGAATTCGAGCGCCAGGAATACCTCCTCTCGAAAGCCACAGAGGTTGAAAAGAAGTTCGGGGCTGCGAGCCGGGAATACCTCGCCCCCTCCAGAGGAGACCTCAAATATAAGGTTGCAAGGCGGCTTATTGAACTCCTCAGGGAAGGTAAGAAAGGGCTCGTCATAATGAACGCCAAAAAAGAAACAGGCTATATGTTCGCAGACATCACCCTTGCGGTCAATGAGGTTGCAGCTGCTTTCGGGAAAAAGGAAAACCTGGTCAATATGGCAAATATTGACCAGGGACTCGGGCTTCCGCGGGTCAGGCAGCATGCCAGATACATTGCGCGGGACTTCAAAGCCCATGGAATTGAGATTCACGAAATCGTCGGTGGCATGGATGAGTACCCGATCACGGGGGAAAAGGTCAGCGAACTAATAAAGACAAAATACAGTGATTACGATTTTGCAGTTATCACAGGCGTTCCTCATGCAATCCCTATGGAGACCCTCCAGCACATGGAACTGATCTCAATTACAAATGGTCCAAGGCAGGTCCTGCCCTTAAAAGAGATGGGACACGAGCATGTTATAGTTGAGATCGACCTTCACCCAAAGACTCTTGGGGTCAGCGAAATCGTGGAATCCGAGTTCGGAGCCACATTAAGGGAAGTTGCAAAAGAAGTTGCAAAAGAAGTTGCAAAGGAAGCCTGA
- a CDS encoding acyltransferase family protein, whose amino-acid sequence MAGKITYLDGLRGIAAVNVMIMHFFVALAPAMIYGSKLPSHFGNLDLLFSSTPLGLIGAGNFSVCIFFVLSGYVLTQKYFKTKENSIIISSAVRRYLRLFIPVFAAVMISYLLASAGLFHYYLETMVISAGSNYRNYWAFTPNLIDAVKQAVWGSFFVGGKMSYNPVLWTMKIEFFGSMLVFAMALLFGSLRNRWTFYLAATVLFLKSYYMAFIIGMVFADTFNNKMPIFKTGNKIILSIILISGLFLGSYPISPLTNDSLYGFLNTGFFKTAYVTYHIIGAGMIIYVLLNSRWLQNVFSSPVPAFLGKISYSLYLIHFLVMSSFTCALFLVLYPILPYGTAVLISCFVSVLLIIPLSYLFYKYVDKAGVKLSKLFYNWLVNSCRPGDIPGGSGCIKQENLSSTIFTIYNKLFK is encoded by the coding sequence ATGGCCGGGAAGATCACCTACCTTGATGGGCTGCGCGGTATAGCTGCGGTTAATGTTATGATAATGCACTTCTTTGTCGCATTAGCCCCGGCGATGATCTATGGAAGCAAGTTGCCATCACATTTCGGAAACCTTGACCTACTTTTTTCGAGCACACCCCTGGGATTAATTGGCGCCGGCAACTTTTCAGTGTGCATCTTCTTCGTCCTGAGCGGCTACGTATTAACCCAAAAATACTTTAAAACGAAGGAAAACAGCATAATTATAAGCAGCGCAGTGCGTCGATATCTAAGGTTGTTTATTCCGGTATTCGCAGCAGTAATGATCTCATACTTACTGGCATCAGCCGGCTTATTCCATTATTATCTCGAAACTATGGTAATTTCCGCAGGCAGCAATTACCGCAACTACTGGGCCTTTACACCAAACCTCATCGATGCGGTTAAACAGGCGGTGTGGGGGTCGTTTTTTGTAGGCGGCAAGATGTCCTACAACCCGGTTTTATGGACTATGAAAATAGAATTTTTTGGGTCGATGCTCGTTTTCGCAATGGCATTACTGTTCGGATCGCTGCGCAACCGCTGGACATTCTATCTTGCCGCAACCGTGCTTTTCCTCAAATCTTACTATATGGCTTTTATAATAGGAATGGTATTCGCCGACACGTTCAACAATAAGATGCCGATATTTAAAACCGGGAATAAAATAATATTGTCTATTATACTGATTTCGGGGTTGTTTCTCGGGTCGTATCCTATAAGCCCTTTGACAAACGATTCGTTATACGGTTTTCTCAATACCGGCTTCTTCAAAACAGCGTATGTGACCTATCATATTATAGGCGCCGGCATGATAATTTATGTCTTATTGAACAGCCGATGGCTGCAAAACGTTTTTTCTTCCCCCGTGCCTGCGTTTCTCGGAAAAATCTCCTATTCCCTGTACCTGATACATTTCCTGGTGATGAGCAGTTTCACCTGTGCACTGTTCCTCGTCCTGTACCCGATATTACCATATGGGACGGCTGTTTTAATTTCATGCTTCGTGTCAGTATTATTAATAATTCCATTGAGCTATCTATTTTATAAGTATGTGGACAAAGCGGGCGTAAAATTATCGAAGCTCTTTTACAACTGGCTGGTCAATTCTTGCAGACCCGGCGACATACCCGGCGGTTCCGGATGTATCAAGCAAGAGAATCTATCGAGCACTATTTTTACAATATATAATAAATTATTCAAATAA
- a CDS encoding alpha/beta fold hydrolase → MPAGYAEIGDCKLYYEIEGKGEVLVLIHAGFVDSRMWDGQWDTFTQHYRVLRFDMRGFGKSDPATGPVSRRHDLYVLLQELDIAHAHVLGCSMGGETAIDFTLEHPEMVLSLIVVSGTPGGFEMRGAPPSQLLEMLQALEQGDLDRVSELQIRLWVDGNFRQPEQVDSRVRQHAVEMNRLPVENGTWTIADANPLNPLNPPAVSRLGDIVVPALVMAGSLDNPEILRAADLLGNELKRAKKIIISDTAHVPNMEKPTEFNQIVLNFLSHL, encoded by the coding sequence ATGCCTGCCGGATACGCTGAAATCGGAGACTGTAAGCTTTACTATGAAATTGAGGGAAAGGGCGAGGTGCTCGTGCTCATCCATGCGGGCTTTGTTGACAGCCGCATGTGGGATGGACAGTGGGACACCTTTACACAGCATTACAGGGTCCTTCGTTTTGATATGCGCGGGTTCGGGAAATCCGATCCTGCAACCGGACCGGTTTCCCGCCGTCATGATTTGTACGTCTTGCTGCAGGAACTTGATATTGCACATGCACATGTATTGGGCTGCTCCATGGGGGGAGAAACAGCCATTGATTTTACTCTCGAGCACCCTGAGATGGTGCTGTCGCTGATCGTTGTCAGCGGAACTCCGGGAGGCTTTGAAATGAGGGGCGCTCCTCCATCTCAGCTTCTGGAGATGTTGCAGGCTCTCGAACAGGGAGACCTGGACCGCGTAAGTGAACTACAGATCCGTCTATGGGTTGATGGCAATTTCCGTCAACCGGAGCAGGTGGACTCTCGCGTCCGTCAGCATGCGGTTGAGATGAACAGGCTTCCAGTCGAGAATGGAACCTGGACAATAGCCGATGCCAATCCTCTTAATCCGCTCAATCCACCGGCTGTCAGCCGGCTTGGGGACATCGTCGTTCCTGCGTTAGTAATGGCTGGCTCTCTTGATAATCCTGAAATTCTGCGGGCTGCTGACTTGCTTGGTAATGAGCTCAAAAGGGCAAAAAAAATTATCATTTCCGATACCGCCCACGTGCCAAATATGGAAAAACCGACTGAATTTAATCAGATTGTCCTGAATTTCCTGAGCCATCTGTGA